In a single window of the Pedococcus dokdonensis genome:
- a CDS encoding M20 metallopeptidase family protein: MRTLDLASTIGPDLIALRRRLHRIPELGMALPLTQRAVLDALEGLDLEITLGESLSSVVAVLRGRGGATGPDDAAGSRPAVLLRGDMDALPVTEDLPLDYVSEHVGLMHACGHDLHVAALVGAARVLHELRDELEGDVVFMFQPGEEGPGGAKPMIDEGLLEAAGRRVDAAYALHVYSSEQPLGTWFGRPGPLMAAADEVKVRVVGEGGHGSQPFRAKDPIPVACEIVVALQTLVTRQFDVFDPVVITVGKFVGGTKDNIIPDDAVFEATLRSLSEEARSDLARKIEQLATSLAEAHGLRAEVDYLPGYPVTMNDEGEYAFAKDTIVDLFGADRYVHQRNPEMGAEDFSFVGQEVPSAYVNLSACPASDYANAPDNHSPRADFDDSVVPDGAALLAELALRRLRQLAAAETTSPAS, translated from the coding sequence GTGCGCACCCTCGACCTCGCCTCGACCATCGGCCCGGACCTCATCGCGCTCCGCCGCCGGCTCCACCGGATCCCCGAGCTGGGGATGGCCCTGCCGTTGACCCAGCGAGCCGTGCTCGACGCGCTCGAGGGACTCGACCTCGAGATCACCCTCGGGGAGTCACTCTCGTCGGTCGTCGCGGTGCTCCGCGGCCGCGGCGGTGCGACCGGACCCGATGACGCAGCCGGATCGCGACCCGCCGTGCTGCTGCGCGGCGACATGGACGCCCTGCCGGTGACCGAGGACCTGCCGTTGGACTACGTCTCGGAGCACGTGGGGCTGATGCACGCCTGCGGCCACGACCTGCACGTCGCCGCGCTGGTCGGGGCGGCCCGGGTGCTGCACGAGCTGCGGGACGAGCTCGAGGGTGACGTCGTCTTCATGTTCCAGCCCGGCGAGGAGGGCCCGGGCGGCGCGAAGCCGATGATCGACGAGGGGCTCCTCGAGGCGGCTGGGCGGCGCGTCGACGCGGCATACGCGTTGCACGTGTATTCCTCGGAGCAGCCGCTCGGCACGTGGTTCGGCCGACCCGGTCCGCTGATGGCGGCCGCCGACGAGGTGAAGGTGCGGGTCGTGGGGGAGGGCGGCCACGGGTCGCAGCCGTTCCGCGCCAAGGACCCCATCCCGGTCGCGTGCGAGATCGTCGTGGCCCTGCAGACACTGGTGACGCGGCAGTTCGACGTCTTCGACCCGGTCGTCATCACGGTCGGGAAGTTCGTCGGCGGCACCAAGGACAACATCATCCCGGACGACGCGGTGTTCGAGGCGACGCTGCGCAGCCTGTCGGAGGAGGCCCGCTCCGACCTGGCGCGCAAGATCGAGCAGCTCGCCACGAGCCTGGCCGAGGCGCACGGGCTGCGGGCCGAGGTCGACTACCTGCCCGGCTACCCGGTCACGATGAACGACGAGGGCGAGTACGCCTTCGCGAAGGACACCATCGTCGACCTGTTCGGCGCGGACCGGTACGTCCACCAACGGAACCCGGAGATGGGGGCCGAGGACTTCTCGTTCGTCGGACAGGAGGTGCCCAGCGCCTACGTCAACCTCAGCGCCTGCCCTGCGAGCGACTACGCGAACGCCCCCGACAACCACTCCCCGCGGGCCGACTTCGACGACTCGGTGGTGCCCGACGGCGCCGCGCTGCTCGCCGAGCTCGCCCTGCGCCGCCTTCGCCAGCTCGCAGCAGCCGAGACCACCTCGCCCGCGTCCTAG
- a CDS encoding PrsW family intramembrane metalloprotease, whose translation MTWGQGPGQGQEYAAQAPSAGAPAAAPASARATGRSQLRSWLLAGVIVVGFGLAAVVLSVYYGATLGLVTTLLAIVLAAIPLGIVIPTFLWLDRFEAEPTRYLVTAFLWGALVAALLAGIFNTGANIAFQAATGREEDAMLATAVFSAPLVEEASKGLLVLLIWWFRRREFDGIIDGMVYAGVVAAGFAFTENIQYLGMAYDSGGDAALTGTFIARCLFTPFAHPMFTILTGIGIGIAATARQRALKVLAPIGGYLLAVLSHAVWNLAAITGGAGMLSVYLVVEVPIFVGFVALVVWARRREGRLIGRHLSEYADAGWLSPSEVQMLSTMSGRRSARLWARTSGGGAMLRSMRTFQDSASELALLRARMHHSAADARALDTEQQLLQTLTASRRAFLGAY comes from the coding sequence ATGACGTGGGGACAGGGCCCGGGACAGGGGCAGGAGTATGCCGCGCAGGCACCGTCCGCGGGCGCGCCTGCTGCCGCTCCGGCGTCGGCTCGCGCGACGGGCCGGAGCCAACTGCGCAGCTGGCTGCTGGCCGGGGTCATCGTGGTGGGCTTCGGCCTCGCGGCCGTCGTCCTGTCGGTCTACTACGGCGCGACGCTCGGCCTCGTCACCACCCTCCTCGCCATCGTGCTCGCGGCGATCCCGCTGGGCATCGTCATCCCCACCTTCCTGTGGCTCGACCGGTTCGAGGCCGAGCCGACCCGCTACCTCGTCACGGCGTTCCTCTGGGGTGCGCTGGTCGCCGCGCTGCTCGCGGGCATCTTCAACACCGGCGCGAACATCGCGTTCCAGGCGGCGACCGGTCGCGAGGAGGACGCCATGCTCGCCACGGCGGTCTTCTCCGCGCCCCTGGTGGAGGAGGCCTCCAAGGGCCTGCTCGTGCTGCTGATCTGGTGGTTCCGGCGACGCGAGTTCGACGGGATCATCGACGGGATGGTCTACGCCGGGGTGGTGGCCGCCGGCTTCGCCTTCACCGAGAACATCCAGTACCTGGGCATGGCCTACGACTCCGGCGGCGACGCGGCGCTGACCGGCACGTTCATCGCCCGCTGTCTGTTCACCCCGTTCGCGCACCCCATGTTCACCATCCTCACCGGCATCGGGATCGGCATCGCCGCCACGGCTCGGCAGCGTGCCCTCAAGGTGCTCGCACCGATCGGCGGCTACCTGCTGGCCGTGCTCTCGCACGCCGTCTGGAACCTCGCGGCGATCACCGGTGGCGCCGGGATGCTGTCGGTCTACCTCGTCGTCGAGGTGCCGATCTTCGTCGGCTTCGTGGCCCTGGTGGTCTGGGCCCGGCGACGAGAGGGGCGGCTGATCGGCCGGCACCTCAGCGAGTACGCCGATGCCGGGTGGTTGTCGCCGAGCGAGGTGCAGATGCTGTCGACCATGAGTGGCCGACGGTCGGCGCGGCTCTGGGCCCGCACCTCCGGTGGAGGCGCGATGCTGCGCTCGATGCGCACCTTCCAGGACTCGGCCAGCGAGCTCGCCCTGCTCCGGGCGCGGATGCACCACAGTGCGGCGGACGCCCGCGCCCTCGACACCGAGCAGCAGCTCCTGCAGACGCTCACCGCCAGCCGTCGGGCCTTCCTCGGCGCGTACTAG
- the orn gene encoding oligoribonuclease has translation MTVTPTDRSVNDRIVWIDCEMTGLSLEADALIEVAALVTDFELNQLGDGVDVVIRPPDAALEQMDDFVRTMHTTSGLLEELAGGTTMADAQEQVLAYVREWVPEPRKAPLGGNTVATDRGFLARDMAELEAHLHYRIIDVSSIKELSRRWYPRAYFGSPKKSGGHRALADIRESIAELRYYREAVFVAPPGPDSDTAKEIAARHVVDHG, from the coding sequence GTGACCGTCACCCCCACCGACCGCTCCGTCAACGACCGCATCGTCTGGATCGACTGCGAGATGACCGGGCTCTCCCTCGAGGCCGACGCCCTCATCGAGGTCGCCGCCCTCGTCACCGACTTCGAGCTCAACCAGCTCGGCGACGGCGTCGACGTCGTGATCCGGCCGCCGGACGCGGCCCTGGAGCAGATGGACGACTTCGTGCGCACGATGCACACGACCTCCGGCCTGCTCGAGGAGCTGGCCGGCGGCACCACGATGGCAGACGCCCAGGAGCAGGTGCTCGCCTACGTGCGCGAGTGGGTGCCGGAGCCGCGCAAGGCCCCGTTGGGTGGCAACACGGTCGCCACCGACCGCGGCTTCCTCGCCCGTGACATGGCCGAGCTGGAGGCCCACCTGCACTACCGGATCATCGACGTCTCCTCGATCAAGGAGCTGTCGCGGCGCTGGTACCCGCGGGCCTACTTCGGCTCGCCCAAGAAGTCCGGCGGCCACCGGGCGCTCGCCGACATCCGCGAGTCGATCGCCGAGCTGCGCTACTACCGCGAGGCCGTCTTCGTCGCCCCGCCCGGCCCCGACAGCGACACCGCCAAGGAGATCGCGGCGCGGCACGTCGTCGACCACGGCTGA
- a CDS encoding class I SAM-dependent methyltransferase, which yields MAGCCDPHGFEKVFSPRFAQSQARRYRRRGLGRAERDMVDFLAARGLAGATVLEIGGGVGEIQLELLKRGAARATNLELVAAYDGPAGELAREAGLADRMERRLHDIVEAPDQVEPADVVVLHRVVCCYPDYQRLLGAAADHAGRLLVFSHPPHHLAARAFSAAQNAVLRLTGHRYQSFAHPPEAMLDVLRDRGLTAVHTHRGPVWHVEGLERRAA from the coding sequence ATGGCCGGCTGCTGCGACCCGCACGGGTTCGAGAAGGTCTTCAGCCCGCGGTTCGCCCAGTCGCAGGCCCGGCGCTACCGCAGGCGCGGGCTGGGGAGGGCCGAGCGCGACATGGTGGACTTCCTCGCCGCCCGCGGGCTGGCCGGCGCGACCGTCCTTGAGATCGGTGGTGGCGTCGGTGAGATCCAGCTCGAGCTGCTCAAGCGGGGAGCGGCACGGGCGACCAACCTCGAGCTGGTCGCGGCCTACGACGGACCCGCCGGGGAGCTGGCCCGCGAGGCGGGGCTCGCCGACCGGATGGAACGCCGGCTGCACGACATCGTCGAGGCGCCCGACCAGGTCGAGCCGGCCGACGTCGTCGTGCTCCACCGGGTGGTCTGCTGCTACCCCGACTACCAACGGTTGCTGGGAGCCGCGGCCGACCACGCCGGACGGTTGCTGGTGTTCAGCCATCCCCCGCACCACCTGGCCGCGCGGGCGTTCAGCGCCGCGCAGAATGCCGTCCTGCGACTGACCGGCCACCGCTACCAGTCGTTCGCCCACCCGCCCGAGGCGATGCTGGACGTCCTGCGCGACCGAGGGCTGACCGCCGTGCACACCCACCGTGGCCCGGTGTGGCACGTGGAGGGGCTCGAGCGCCGGGCGGCCTGA
- a CDS encoding copper resistance CopC family protein has translation MDSKGKRRTIRIGVWVAIIGLLLGVLSSIVMATGADAHAALKSVSPQDGSTVTVAPTEVVLTFNEPIGTSFATVSVAGPDGSVSKGKAAVDGVQVSQALASDLPNGRYTVSFHVVSEDGHPVSDRTTFSLAAESLTAPPTSPSSTTTSPSSPTSESSSEPSATPTPTSAAPADDDGDGRALRIGLAVGVAALALAGGTALVAASRRKPDHSSGDPSGE, from the coding sequence ATGGACTCGAAGGGCAAGCGCAGGACGATCCGGATCGGCGTGTGGGTGGCGATCATCGGCCTCCTGCTCGGTGTGCTCAGCTCGATCGTCATGGCGACCGGAGCCGACGCGCACGCCGCCCTGAAGTCCGTGTCCCCGCAGGACGGATCGACGGTCACCGTCGCCCCCACCGAGGTCGTGCTGACCTTCAACGAGCCGATCGGCACCAGCTTCGCCACCGTCAGCGTGGCCGGGCCGGACGGTTCGGTCTCCAAGGGCAAGGCCGCCGTCGACGGCGTGCAGGTCAGCCAGGCGCTGGCGTCCGACCTGCCGAACGGTCGCTACACGGTCTCCTTCCACGTGGTGAGTGAGGACGGCCACCCGGTCTCCGACCGGACCACCTTCTCGCTCGCGGCCGAGTCCCTCACCGCGCCCCCGACCAGCCCGTCGTCGACCACGACGTCCCCGAGCTCGCCGACCAGCGAGAGCTCGAGCGAGCCCAGCGCCACCCCCACCCCGACGTCAGCCGCCCCTGCGGACGACGACGGTGACGGCCGCGCCCTGCGCATCGGGCTCGCCGTGGGCGTCGCGGCCCTCGCCCTGGCCGGTGGCACCGCCCTGGTGGCCGCCTCGCGACGCAAGCCCGACCACTCGTCCGGCGACCCGTCGGGCGAATGA
- a CDS encoding site-specific integrase, producing the protein MYRDFDGVTREVVAKARTRSAAEASLLTKLRQRAAARHGGSLKSTDRFSVAAELWFDQINEMVEDGRRSPGTRETYRRKLDSHVLPALADVRLAEISTPLVDSVIQSVKKRVGPPTAKLTRTVISGVLSLAVRNGAISANPVRDVGSIPARPKRRPRALDEEERTAWFAMLAADPRAVAADLPDLTAFLLATGVRIGEALGLLWAEVDLGVGEVEITHQVTRIKGEGLVRIGTKSVAGERVLKVPSSCLAMLERRWAEGVRPDEPVFCDALGNFRDPNNVRRDLRQARSPFGSRARGQLGVALAQARRSTRRSRSDVAEALAWPKTRIELIESGRVRLDDDQVLTLIDLYKLRGSSRAEIVTLAQEAAEPSEADALAWITSHSFRKTTATILDDAGQSARQIADQLGHARPSLTQDVYMGRRSKNPAAAAALDAAIENDVRDSKSDHFPDQSRDPRVAPETDTSPDLQ; encoded by the coding sequence ATGTACCGGGACTTCGATGGCGTCACCCGCGAGGTCGTAGCCAAGGCCCGCACTCGATCTGCGGCAGAAGCCAGCCTCCTGACGAAGCTGCGCCAGCGGGCCGCGGCACGCCATGGCGGATCGCTCAAGTCGACAGACCGATTCTCGGTCGCCGCCGAGCTCTGGTTCGACCAGATCAACGAGATGGTCGAGGACGGCCGGCGGTCGCCCGGGACCCGGGAGACCTACCGCCGCAAGCTGGACAGCCACGTGCTGCCGGCCCTGGCAGACGTCCGCCTCGCAGAGATCTCTACCCCGCTGGTGGACAGCGTCATCCAGTCCGTCAAGAAGCGGGTAGGCCCGCCCACCGCCAAGTTGACGCGGACGGTGATCTCGGGCGTCCTGAGCCTTGCGGTCCGGAATGGGGCGATCTCGGCCAATCCAGTCCGTGATGTCGGAAGCATCCCTGCCCGGCCAAAGCGCCGACCTCGTGCCCTGGATGAGGAGGAACGGACGGCCTGGTTCGCCATGCTGGCCGCCGACCCGCGTGCAGTGGCCGCCGATCTGCCTGACCTGACCGCCTTCCTGTTGGCCACCGGGGTAAGAATCGGTGAGGCGCTCGGACTCCTGTGGGCGGAGGTCGACCTCGGAGTCGGCGAAGTGGAGATCACCCACCAGGTGACGCGGATCAAGGGCGAAGGGCTGGTCCGGATCGGCACGAAGTCAGTCGCCGGCGAGCGCGTGCTGAAGGTGCCATCCAGCTGCCTGGCCATGCTCGAGCGCAGGTGGGCCGAGGGAGTCCGGCCCGACGAGCCGGTGTTCTGCGACGCGCTGGGCAACTTCCGCGACCCCAACAATGTCCGGCGCGATCTTCGGCAGGCTCGTTCGCCGTTCGGGAGCCGAGCACGGGGACAGCTAGGCGTCGCCCTCGCGCAGGCTCGGAGGTCGACAAGGCGGTCGAGATCCGACGTGGCGGAAGCACTTGCCTGGCCGAAGACCCGCATCGAGCTCATCGAATCCGGTCGCGTCCGGCTCGACGATGACCAAGTCCTCACCCTGATCGACCTCTACAAGCTGCGGGGGAGCAGTCGGGCCGAGATCGTCACGCTGGCCCAGGAAGCGGCTGAGCCCTCGGAGGCCGACGCCCTGGCATGGATCACGTCGCACAGCTTCAGGAAGACGACCGCGACCATCCTGGACGACGCGGGGCAGTCTGCGCGGCAGATCGCCGACCAGCTCGGACACGCCCGGCCTTCGCTGACCCAAGACGTGTACATGGGCCGCCGATCGAAGAACCCAGCGGCCGCGGCCGCGCTCGACGCGGCCATCGAGAATGACGTCCGAGACTCAAAGTCGGACCATTTTCCGGATCAAAGTCGAGATCCTCGGGTGGCCCCAGAGACGGACACGTCGCCTGACCTGCAGTAA
- a CDS encoding helix-turn-helix transcriptional regulator yields MDLKTMTPKPRPLWGTEEVADYLGVPVKTLYKWRLEKHGPPWLRVGKHLRYVEEDVVAWVEGRKQLAS; encoded by the coding sequence ATGGATCTCAAGACAATGACGCCGAAGCCGCGCCCCCTGTGGGGCACTGAAGAGGTGGCGGATTACCTGGGTGTGCCCGTCAAGACGCTCTACAAGTGGCGGTTGGAGAAGCACGGCCCTCCATGGCTGCGCGTGGGCAAGCACCTGCGCTACGTCGAGGAGGACGTCGTGGCGTGGGTCGAGGGCCGCAAGCAGCTCGCGTCGTGA
- a CDS encoding MDR family MFS transporter, whose translation MPSLTHRQILTVLTGLMLGMLVAALSQTIVATALPTIVGELGGQEQLSWVVSATLLASTASTPVWGKLSDLYGRKIMFQSAIGIFLVASLASGFAQNMGQLIGFRAVQGLGVGGLMALSQAIIGDVVSPRERGRYQGYIGSVFGLSTVAGPLLGGFLVEHLSWRWTFWAGIPIGIAALIVTERVLKLPFPRTRHAIDWLGAFFIVASVSSLLLVLSLGGKEFAWNSGWTYGLGAAALIMLALAVWQERRAAEPIMPPHLFANHTFVITSLAGFIVGVAMFGAIIFLPQYLQIVKGESPTASGLLTLPLMVGLLATSIGSGRAITRTGRYKIFPVIGLLVAAVGLGLMSLLTVDTSLVLAGLYMFVTGAGIGMVMQVLVLATQNAVEHKDLGVATSGATFFRSLGGAMGVAVFGALLTHRLRDTIPAELAKAGVPASQLRGGGPKLGTPAQISSLPEPIHTAVITGFADALQTTFLAAVPFAILGFIVILFLREHPLRRGHSPSDAENIATALETAVDPDADLGYDADAQDRSPTTPSGR comes from the coding sequence ATGCCGAGCCTGACCCATCGGCAGATCCTGACCGTACTGACCGGCCTGATGTTGGGAATGCTGGTCGCAGCCCTGTCCCAGACCATCGTAGCCACGGCGCTGCCCACGATCGTGGGCGAGCTCGGTGGCCAGGAGCAGCTGTCCTGGGTGGTCTCGGCGACGCTGCTGGCGTCCACGGCCTCCACCCCGGTGTGGGGCAAGCTGTCAGACCTGTATGGCCGCAAGATCATGTTCCAGTCGGCCATCGGCATCTTCCTGGTGGCCTCACTGGCCAGCGGCTTCGCCCAGAACATGGGCCAGCTGATCGGCTTTCGAGCCGTCCAGGGCCTGGGCGTCGGCGGACTCATGGCGCTCTCCCAGGCAATCATCGGCGACGTCGTCAGCCCTCGGGAGCGGGGACGCTACCAGGGCTACATCGGCTCCGTGTTCGGGCTGAGCACGGTCGCCGGGCCGCTGCTCGGCGGGTTCTTGGTCGAGCACCTGTCCTGGCGGTGGACGTTCTGGGCGGGGATCCCGATCGGCATCGCCGCGCTGATCGTCACCGAGCGGGTGCTGAAACTGCCCTTCCCGCGCACCCGGCACGCCATCGACTGGCTTGGTGCGTTCTTCATCGTGGCGTCAGTCAGCTCCCTGCTGCTGGTGCTCAGCCTGGGCGGCAAGGAGTTCGCCTGGAACTCCGGATGGACCTACGGGCTTGGCGCGGCCGCTCTGATCATGCTTGCCCTCGCCGTCTGGCAGGAGCGCCGGGCCGCCGAGCCGATCATGCCGCCGCACCTCTTCGCGAACCACACCTTCGTCATCACCAGCCTGGCAGGATTCATTGTGGGGGTGGCGATGTTCGGCGCCATCATCTTCCTCCCCCAGTACCTCCAGATCGTTAAGGGCGAGTCCCCCACCGCATCCGGACTCCTGACCCTTCCCCTCATGGTCGGCCTGCTCGCCACCTCGATCGGCTCTGGACGGGCCATCACCCGCACCGGCCGATACAAGATCTTCCCCGTTATCGGCCTGTTGGTGGCCGCCGTGGGTCTGGGCCTGATGTCGCTGCTGACCGTGGACACGTCCCTGGTGCTGGCGGGGCTGTACATGTTCGTCACCGGAGCCGGCATCGGGATGGTCATGCAGGTCCTCGTGCTGGCCACCCAGAACGCCGTCGAACACAAGGACCTGGGGGTGGCCACCTCGGGAGCGACGTTCTTCCGCTCCCTCGGCGGCGCCATGGGCGTAGCCGTGTTCGGCGCGCTGTTGACCCATCGCCTGCGAGACACCATCCCCGCAGAACTGGCAAAAGCCGGCGTGCCCGCCAGCCAACTGCGCGGCGGCGGACCCAAACTCGGAACCCCCGCCCAGATCTCCTCGTTGCCCGAGCCGATCCACACCGCCGTCATCACCGGCTTTGCCGACGCCCTGCAGACCACCTTCCTGGCCGCCGTGCCCTTTGCCATCCTCGGGTTCATCGTGATTCTGTTCCTTCGGGAGCACCCTCTCCGACGCGGTCACAGTCCCAGTGACGCCGAGAACATCGCCACCGCCTTAGAGACAGCCGTCGACCCAGACGCAGATCTCGGGTACGACGCCGACGCGCAAGATCGCAGTCCAACAACTCCTTCAGGCCGGTAA
- a CDS encoding MarR family winged helix-turn-helix transcriptional regulator, which produces MQPDRDVLALERIERELTLLVRRAQKVHLHTDVSTEPLERAAYAILGVVNDEGPLRAGTLAGRFRIDPSTVSRQAASLVAAGLMLREPDPDDGRACRFALTEHGRDALEATRAVRRRVMRQLLGAWPQEDRDAFASLLERFNAGLNSELASSGLVAAT; this is translated from the coding sequence ATGCAACCAGACCGTGATGTTCTCGCGCTGGAGCGGATCGAACGTGAGTTGACTCTGTTGGTGCGCCGGGCGCAGAAGGTCCACCTTCATACCGACGTCTCGACGGAGCCGCTGGAACGAGCCGCGTACGCCATCCTGGGAGTTGTCAACGACGAGGGCCCTTTGCGTGCAGGCACCCTCGCCGGCAGATTCCGCATCGACCCGTCGACGGTGAGCCGCCAGGCGGCCAGCCTGGTGGCTGCAGGCCTGATGCTACGAGAGCCCGATCCGGACGACGGGCGCGCCTGCCGATTCGCTCTGACCGAGCACGGGCGAGATGCGCTGGAGGCCACACGTGCCGTGCGGCGCCGCGTCATGCGCCAACTGCTCGGTGCATGGCCCCAGGAGGACCGAGACGCCTTCGCCTCACTGCTCGAGCGGTTCAACGCGGGCCTGAACTCCGAGCTGGCCAGCTCCGGCCTGGTGGCCGCCACTTAA
- a CDS encoding MarR family winged helix-turn-helix transcriptional regulator has translation MVGADSGRTSTTPGDAERFADAVLALLAVARRTRGRMQPLFEDVTVPQLVLLDAVQACGREGIGALSEYTLLSQPTVTQQAAGLEAAGLLRRIPAEGDRRRRVLTLTERGEELLSAKRGLVANRLSAVWTSLGPEEQSIAVPLIRHLTDLVGELT, from the coding sequence GTGGTGGGGGCTGACAGCGGGCGCACGAGCACGACCCCCGGTGACGCGGAGCGGTTCGCTGATGCGGTGCTGGCTCTGCTCGCGGTCGCTCGGCGGACCAGGGGCCGAATGCAACCCCTCTTCGAAGACGTCACAGTGCCGCAGTTAGTTCTGCTGGACGCAGTTCAAGCCTGCGGCCGCGAGGGCATTGGGGCCCTCTCGGAGTACACGCTGCTGAGCCAACCGACGGTGACCCAACAGGCGGCGGGGCTCGAAGCAGCCGGTCTCCTGCGCCGCATCCCGGCTGAGGGCGATCGACGCCGACGAGTGCTCACGCTCACCGAACGTGGTGAGGAGCTCCTATCGGCAAAGCGCGGTCTCGTCGCCAACCGACTCTCTGCGGTCTGGACGTCTCTCGGCCCTGAGGAGCAGTCCATCGCGGTCCCATTGATTCGGCACCTTACGGATCTCGTCGGAGAACTCACCTGA
- a CDS encoding TetR/AcrR family transcriptional regulator, translating into MDRGLRDIKREATSQALAKAAFELTRERGLFGFVTTDVVERAGYSRRTFANHFSCKEEAVASVAFGAVDDISAILAGLPADLPLLDALLAVMREQFTAGTLVRMRELMAMARQYPTLEPHVLGVQQRMRQTAQELLESVAGDRYPAIYVPLLFGAVYGAVMAALEGSLDVHLGGESELSPLSMDYGSFLDLTFDYLRHGL; encoded by the coding sequence ATGGATCGTGGGTTGCGGGACATCAAGCGCGAGGCGACGAGCCAGGCGCTGGCCAAAGCGGCATTCGAGCTGACCCGGGAGCGGGGATTGTTCGGATTCGTCACTACGGACGTGGTGGAGCGGGCGGGATATTCGCGACGCACTTTTGCGAACCACTTCTCGTGCAAGGAGGAGGCAGTCGCTTCGGTCGCATTCGGTGCCGTCGACGACATCAGCGCGATCTTGGCAGGACTGCCCGCAGACCTGCCCCTGCTAGATGCCCTGTTGGCCGTGATGAGGGAGCAGTTCACCGCGGGAACGTTGGTGAGGATGCGCGAGCTGATGGCCATGGCGCGGCAGTATCCGACGCTGGAGCCCCACGTCCTAGGCGTTCAGCAACGCATGCGCCAAACCGCCCAAGAACTTCTTGAGTCCGTGGCTGGAGACCGGTACCCCGCCATCTACGTACCGCTCCTGTTCGGCGCCGTGTACGGCGCCGTGATGGCCGCCCTCGAGGGATCCCTCGATGTGCATCTAGGCGGCGAGAGCGAACTCAGCCCCCTGTCGATGGACTACGGCTCATTCCTCGATCTGACCTTCGACT